One Helicobacter pylori genomic window, TAGGCGAAGTTTTGAAAGACACCAAAGTTTGGGTGCTTAGCGATGAAATTTATGAAAAGCTTGTCTATAAAGGGGAGTTTGTTTCTTGCGCGGCGGTGAGTGAAGAGATGAAAAAACGCACCATTACCATTAATGGCTTGAGCAAGTCAGTGGCGATGACAGGCTGGCGTATGGGCTATGCGGCGAGCAAGGATAAAAAATTAGTCAAATTGATGAGTAATTTGCAAAGCCAATGCACTTCCAATATCAATTCTATCACGCAAATGGCTTCTATTGTTGCACTTGAAGGGTTAGTGGATAAAGAAATTGAAACGATGCGTCAGGCTTTTGAAAAGCGCTGTAATTTGGCCCACGAAAAAATCAATGCGATTGAAGGGCTAAACGCTTTAAAACCTGATGGGGCGTTTTATCTGTTTATTAATATTGGCAGTCTTTGTGGGGGGGATTCGATGCGATTTTGCCATGAGTTGTTAGAAAAAGAAGGCGTAGCGTTAGTGCCTGGAAAGGCTTTTGGATTGGAAGGCTATGTTCGTTTGTCTTTTGCATGCTCAGAAGAACAGATTGAAAAGGGGATTGAACGCATCGCTCGCTTTGTCAAATCAAAAGGATAAAAAATTGGTATTTAAAAAAAAGGGGGGGGGTTAATCTTGTTTAGGATTTTATTTTGGGATTTTATATTGTAGTTTAAGCGGTGTAGCGTGGTATAATGGTTTGATTTAAAAGTTTGAAAAGTGCAGTTTTCATAACTAAAAGAGATTTTTGAGAAAGGAATAATAAATGGCAATAAGATTTGGGGTTATCTTTATCGATAATTTTATCGGTAGCATCAATGGTAGAGAAACTAAACAACAATTAAGATTGATTTTAAAGCGTAAGAGTGGGCTTGATTTTATAAGGTTTATTGAAGCTACTGCTTCTTATACTAATTTAAAGCATAAGAGAAAGGTTAGTTTTGAAGAGTGTGCTGTTTTTTACACTAATGCTGATTTTTTTAGAATAGAAAGAGAAATAACAAGTTTTTTAGTATTTCAAAACGATCGAAGTGTAACGCTTAACAATGATCCAAGTGCAACATTCAATTTAAAAAACTATTTGTTAGTATTGGCGAAAAAGTTTGATTGTAGTGTTTGTTATTGTGAAAACATAAACACACAAAAAATTGAATGGATTAGCACTAACCATTCGGATTTTGGAGAAATACTGCATGAATTCTCGGACATTACATCCTATGAATTACCACAATTTCTCACAGACTTAAAGGATAAAATAATTGAATTTAATTTTCATAAGAAAATTATAAATAATGGCTTACCTTTTGGGATTATTTTTATCGTTAGCGACCCTGAAAACCTTATTGATATTGGTGATAAAACCAAAAAGTTAGAATCATGTTTTTATAATTATAAGAATAGTCGTTTTTCTTACTTCCCAATTATAACTGAAGACTATTTAATTTTAGATAATCTAAAAAGCTATTTCATATTTCAAAATGAGCCAAGTGTAACATTATTCAATGATGATGAGAGCGAAAAACCATTCAATTTAAAACAACACTTGTTGGAACTCAAAAAGGAATTAGGGTTTGAGCCATTGGGTATTTTCTATTGCGAAAATGCAAACACACACAAAATTGAATTGATTAGTAATGAACCTAAGGATTTCAAAGGGGTATTGCTTGAATTTTCACAAATTACATCTTTATCCCCTAATGAATTGCCACAATTTCTTGCAAACTTTAAGTTTTCAAAAAGTACCTATGGAATAGATAAGGCTGAATTTTCTCTATCAAATCTCTCTTTAGAAAATATGACCCCTATTGACAACTTATTATCTACCCTTAAACGCAATATAAAGAATACCTTTGATCGTTATTCATGGCATGGTTATTCTAAAATTCCACAAGAAAAAAGGATAGCCAAAATAAAAAAGCAAGTGAATGAAGAAATTAAGATAAATCCTTCTTTTTGTAATTATAGAGTAGACTCTGAACAAAGCCGCAAGATATCTTTAATGTTGGCAACTCTTTATTAAAAGAGTCAAGTCAGTTAATTATTGAAGTGCATAGAGAAGCGTTGGATCTAGAGAATATTGATCGGCTTGTTGAAAAAAATCATAGCCACGGTTCTTTAGCGCGTCATGTTAGAGAAGGCTATTTTATTCTTGACACACACTTGAAAGAATAAAGTTAAACCCTAAATGAAACACCCCCTAGAAGAATTAAAAGACCCTATAGAAAATCTTTTGCTATGGATTGGGCGCTTTTTGCGTTACAAATGCACAAGCCTGTCTAATTCCCAAGTGAAAGATCAAAACAAGGTTTTTGAATGCTTGAACGAATTCAATCATGCGTTCGTCAATTCAAGTCAATTGGAAAAAGTTTGTAAAAAAGCCCGTAACGCCGGATTACTAGGGATCAACACCTACGCACTGCCCCTACTCAAATTTTACGAATACGCTCAAAAGCTTTCTTTAAAATCGCTCAAAAGCATAGACGAAGTCATGTTGGCTGAATTTTTGAGTATTTATACCGGAGGCTTGAGTTTAGCCACTAAGAAAAATTACCGGATCGCCCTACTCGGGCTTTTTAGCTACATAGACAAGCAAAATCAAGATGAAAATGAAAAATCTTATATCTATAATATCACGCTTAAAAACATCAGTGGAGTCAATCAAAGCGCAGGCAACAAGCTCCCTACTCATTTAAACAATGAAGAATTAGAAAAATTTTTAGAGAGCATTGATAAAATAGAAATGTCCGCTAAAGTGCGCGCCAGAAACCGCCTGCTCATTAAAATCATCGTTTTTACAGGCATGCGTTCTAATGAAGCTTTGCAGCTTAAAATAAAGGATTTTACTTTAGAAAATGGCTGTTATACGATTTTGATTAAAGGTAAGGGCGATAAATACAGAGCGGTGATGCTCAAAGCTTTCCATATTGAGAGCCTTTTGAAAGAATGGCTCACAGAAAGGGAATTGTATCCTGTTAAAAACGATTTATTGTTTTGCAACCAAAAAGGCATGGCTTTAACGCAAGCTTATTTGTATAAGCAAGTGGAGCGCATCATCAATTTTGCCGGACTCAGGCGAGAAAAAAATGGGGCGCACATGTTAAGACATTCTTTTGCGACCTTGCTTTATCAAAAACGCCATGATTTGATTTTAGTTCAAGAAGCCCTAGGGCATGCGAGCTTGAATACCAGTAGGATTTACACGCATTTTGACAAGCAGCGTTTAGAAGAAGCGGCGAGCATTTGGGAAGAAAATTAAAAACACCCCCTACTCCCTTAAAAAAATGATTTTTACCATAAAACGACTAAAACCCCCATTTTTTAAGAAATTAAAGAGTTTTTAGCTTAATTATTTAAAATTTTGCTTTCAAATTCTAATAGCCACTTTTTGACTTCTATGCCCCCATTATACCCCCCTAAAGCGCCATTTTTACGCACCACTCTATGACAAGGCACGATCAAAGAAATAGGGTTATTATAATTAGCGTTGCCAATCGCTCTGCAAGATTTAGGGTTATTAATGAGCTTTGCGATTTCATCGTAACTTTTTGTCTTGCCATAAGGGATAGTCATTAACGCAGACCAAACTTGTTTTTGAAAAGAAGTCCCTATCAAATCTAAAGGCGTATCAAATTCAAAAAGTTGTCCCAAGAAATAACGCTCTAAGGCTTGAACGCTGAGTTTTAATGGGGTATTCATAGGGGTGTTATGAGAAAAATTGGTCGTATCAAAATCCAACCTTAATAAATGGCTCTCATTAGCGCACAAATGCAGATACTCTAAAGGGAAGCTCTTAGGGGTCTTAAAATAATAGTGGTATAAAACCATCAATTAAAAAAAGAGTTTGTATAAAATAATCAACAGCGACAAACCATACACCCCTAAAATCAAAGCTTTATGCATTTTTTCATTCAAAAGCCCCATGATCCATTTAATCCCAATGCTCACGCCCATAACAGAGCCTAAGCCCACAATCGCCCCTGCTAAGAGCACTTCTTTATTGATGATGTGGTGATAGATTAAAGAAAAAGCTCCTGAAATAGAAGAAAACAGAATAAAAAATAACCCTAACGCCACGCATTTTTTAGAATCATACCCTAAAAAATAATGCATCAAAGGCACCATGAGCATCCCCCCACCAATCCCTAAAGTGATGGCAAAAAATCCTGTGAGTGCGCCAATTAAAAATAATTTTAAACCTTGCAAATGATAGCGTCTAGTATCCGCTATCAAATCTTTTTTTTTGGGTTTCAAAACAAATTGGATCATAGAATACACGACTAAAAGCGCGAAAATAACCATTAAAATTTTACTGGAAACGATTTTTAAAACAAATCCGCTAAAACTCGCCCCTATCAGCCCCCCTGCCCCTATCAACAAGCCTAAAGAAAAATCAAGCGATTTTTTTTTGAAATTCAAAACAGATCCCACAAACGATGAAAGCGCCATTTGCAAAATGGAAATCCCAATGGATTCTTCAAAAGAATGCCCGGTTGCGAGCATGATAGGGACAATGATCAACCCCCCACCAATGCCAAAAATCCCTGACAGAATGCCAGTAAAAAGCCCTATCGCTATGTATAACGCATAAATATCCATAAAAACCCTTAAAAAAGTAAAACCCCCTCTTAAAAGAAAATTAAAAACAACCCTATTTTAATCAAACGCCAATACCAAACCCCCTAAACAACGCTTTTAAAAGCCATGCTTTTATTGGTCTGTTTTGTTCTTGCAACACAAAACATGCGAATCATCATTGGGTTCGCTGACTGAAAGGTTTCTTAATTCATAAGCCAGTTTGACAGACGCCATAGCGTCATCCAAGCCAAACCCCCCTTGAGCTAAAATCTGTTTGTAGCTTTCTATATACAGGTTATCAAAGCTCTGCGTGAGATTGACTTCTTCGCCCTCTAGGATCATTTTATGATAAACCTTTTCTTTAGCCACTCCCATGTGTTCTGGATTGATGGAAAAAAACCATCGTATTTTGGCATGCTCTAAAAAGAGTATCCCGCACACGCAATCAGGCCCTTCTCTGTTGATAACCTTGTCTTTAACGCCTCCAAACAAATACAATAAAGCGTCAAAGATATTCACTCCCATTTGAGTGGCTAGCCCCCCACTCCTATTCACATCCGCTCGCCATGAAGAAAAATACCATTTCCCTTGAACGCTGATATAAGTGAGCGTGATGTCAAACACTTTGCTAGGGTTTTTGTCTAATTCGCTTTTAATTTTTTCTTTCAAAGCCAGCGTGTCGCAATGCAAGCGCAAGGGCAAAAGACTAAACACCCTTTTTTGGTGTTTCACCTCTAAATCTTTCAATTCTTGTATTTCGCTAGGGTCTAAAACTAAGGGTTTTTCACAAATCACATGCATGCCGTTTCTTAACCCAAAACGGATATGATCAAAATGCGTGTGCGTAGGCGTGCAAACGCTCAAATAATTGATTTCTTTACCCATAGCCTTAGACTGCTCTAAATGCTTTTCAAAATCTTCAATATTGGTAAAAAACTCTGATTGCGGGAAATACTCATCTAAAACCCCCACGCTATCATGAATATCAAAAGAGCAATCCAAAAAATGCCCCGTATCTCTAATCGCTTGCAAGTGCTTGGGCGCGATAAACCCCCCTGAACCAATCATAGCAAAAAGCATTCATCTTCCTTAAATAATTTTGAATCTCATTTTAGCAAAGATTAGCTTATTTAAGCTTATATTATTGGCAATTAAAACACTCCACCGATCGATCCAACACGCTTTTTTCATCTATGCTAGGGCTTTCGCTGCGCAAATAATAAGTGGATTTGAGTCCTAATTTCCAAGCGAGCGTGTAGATTTCATGCAAGGTTTTACCGCTAGCGTTTTCTATGCGTAAAAACACATTAATGCTTTGGCCTTGATCGATCCACTTTTGGCGCACGGCCGCTGCTTTAATCAAATCTTTAGCGTCAATATCATAGGCTGATGTGTAAAAATTCCAGGTTTCTACATTCAAATTAGGCACTACAACTGGAATTAGCCCGCTCAAATTTTCTTCAAACCATTTCTTCTTATAAATGGGTTCAATCGTTTGGGTTGTGCCCACTAAAATAGAAATGGAACTTGTGGGAGCGATCGCCATTAAATAGCCATTGCGCATGCCATTAGATTTGACTTTTTCCCTCAAACCTTGCCAATCGCAAGCGTGATTAAAAAGCCCTTTTTCGGTGAGCTTTAAGGCTTCATTATTGGCTTTATCAATGGGGAAAATCCCCTTACTCCATTCTGAATTTTCAAAATCCTTATAAACCCCTTTTTCTTTCGCTAAATTCGCGCTCGTGTCAATCGCATGGTAGCTGATTTGCTCCATTAAAGCGTCAATTTTTTCTAAATGCTCTTTAGACCCCCAAGCGATTTGATGTTCTGCGAGCATTTGCGCTTCACCCATAACCCCTAACCCTATGGCCCTATTTTGTAAATTAGTGGCTTTGACTTTGCGGTTAGGGTAGAAATTCAAATCAATCACATTGTCTAAAAGCCTGACCATGATCGGCACGACCCTTTTAATGTCTTCTTCAGTGTTGATCTTGCTTAAATTGATGCTCGCCAGATTACACACCGCCGTTTGCCCGTCTTTAGCGACTTTAGTAGCGATATAGATTTG contains:
- a CDS encoding pyridoxal phosphate-dependent aminotransferase, translating into MPYSSKVQSLSESATIAISTLAKELKSQGKDILSFSAGEPDFDTPQAIKDAAVKALNDGFTKYTPVAGIPELLKAIAFKLKKENNLDYEPSEILVSNGAKQSLFNAIQALIEEGDEVVIPVPFWVTYPELVKYSGGVSQFIQTDEKSHFKITPKQLKDALNPKTKMLILTTPSNPTGMLYSKAELEALGEVLKDTKVWVLSDEIYEKLVYKGEFVSCAAVSEEMKKRTITINGLSKSVAMTGWRMGYAASKDKKLVKLMSNLQSQCTSNINSITQMASIVALEGLVDKEIETMRQAFEKRCNLAHEKINAIEGLNALKPDGAFYLFINIGSLCGGDSMRFCHELLEKEGVALVPGKAFGLEGYVRLSFACSEEQIEKGIERIARFVKSKG
- the xerH gene encoding tyrosine recombinase XerH; translated protein: MKHPLEELKDPIENLLLWIGRFLRYKCTSLSNSQVKDQNKVFECLNEFNHAFVNSSQLEKVCKKARNAGLLGINTYALPLLKFYEYAQKLSLKSLKSIDEVMLAEFLSIYTGGLSLATKKNYRIALLGLFSYIDKQNQDENEKSYIYNITLKNISGVNQSAGNKLPTHLNNEELEKFLESIDKIEMSAKVRARNRLLIKIIVFTGMRSNEALQLKIKDFTLENGCYTILIKGKGDKYRAVMLKAFHIESLLKEWLTERELYPVKNDLLFCNQKGMALTQAYLYKQVERIINFAGLRREKNGAHMLRHSFATLLYQKRHDLILVQEALGHASLNTSRIYTHFDKQRLEEAASIWEEN
- a CDS encoding methylated-DNA--[protein]-cysteine S-methyltransferase encodes the protein MVLYHYYFKTPKSFPLEYLHLCANESHLLRLDFDTTNFSHNTPMNTPLKLSVQALERYFLGQLFEFDTPLDLIGTSFQKQVWSALMTIPYGKTKSYDEIAKLINNPKSCRAIGNANYNNPISLIVPCHRVVRKNGALGGYNGGIEVKKWLLEFESKILNN
- a CDS encoding sulfite exporter TauE/SafE family protein, with the translated sequence MDIYALYIAIGLFTGILSGIFGIGGGLIIVPIMLATGHSFEESIGISILQMALSSFVGSVLNFKKKSLDFSLGLLIGAGGLIGASFSGFVLKIVSSKILMVIFALLVVYSMIQFVLKPKKKDLIADTRRYHLQGLKLFLIGALTGFFAITLGIGGGMLMVPLMHYFLGYDSKKCVALGLFFILFSSISGAFSLIYHHIINKEVLLAGAIVGLGSVMGVSIGIKWIMGLLNEKMHKALILGVYGLSLLIILYKLFF
- a CDS encoding Gfo/Idh/MocA family protein produces the protein MLFAMIGSGGFIAPKHLQAIRDTGHFLDCSFDIHDSVGVLDEYFPQSEFFTNIEDFEKHLEQSKAMGKEINYLSVCTPTHTHFDHIRFGLRNGMHVICEKPLVLDPSEIQELKDLEVKHQKRVFSLLPLRLHCDTLALKEKIKSELDKNPSKVFDITLTYISVQGKWYFSSWRADVNRSGGLATQMGVNIFDALLYLFGGVKDKVINREGPDCVCGILFLEHAKIRWFFSINPEHMGVAKEKVYHKMILEGEEVNLTQSFDNLYIESYKQILAQGGFGLDDAMASVKLAYELRNLSVSEPNDDSHVLCCKNKTDQ